One window of the Oceanispirochaeta sp. M1 genome contains the following:
- the nudC gene encoding NAD(+) diphosphatase gives MKFIPGLESAETSGFGCYIIFSENERSIAVNQRGIPFLDSSPEINDTTDKAADKLFIGTVDCKNCTVLSFKEKIDLPSALEWTEFITVFRAMDGERQFPLSQAKQLLEWSRTHRFCGACAARTVKSETENAYHCPDCKEAWYPVIAPAVITRITRGDEILLAHNVNFPEGLYSHVAGFVDPGENLEQTVRREVMEEVGLEVENLRFFDSQSWPMPHSLMLAFTAECTDPDAVPIPDGKEIDDAKWFTRETMPEIPSTGSIAGRMLMDYRDRH, from the coding sequence ATGAAATTTATTCCCGGTTTAGAGTCAGCGGAGACTTCCGGTTTTGGCTGTTATATCATATTTTCCGAAAATGAGCGAAGTATTGCTGTGAATCAGAGGGGAATTCCCTTTCTGGATTCATCTCCTGAGATTAATGACACAACTGATAAAGCAGCGGATAAGCTTTTTATAGGTACAGTGGATTGTAAAAACTGTACTGTACTGTCGTTCAAGGAAAAAATAGATCTTCCATCAGCCCTGGAATGGACCGAATTTATTACTGTCTTCAGAGCCATGGACGGGGAGAGACAGTTCCCTTTGAGCCAGGCAAAACAGCTTCTTGAATGGAGCAGGACACATCGTTTCTGCGGAGCCTGCGCTGCCCGGACAGTAAAGTCTGAAACAGAGAATGCATATCACTGTCCTGATTGTAAAGAAGCCTGGTATCCGGTAATAGCACCGGCTGTTATAACAAGAATTACCAGGGGAGATGAGATCCTTCTGGCTCATAATGTGAACTTTCCCGAAGGTCTCTATTCTCATGTAGCCGGATTTGTGGATCCAGGAGAAAACCTGGAACAGACAGTCCGCAGGGAAGTCATGGAGGAAGTGGGGCTTGAGGTGGAGAATCTACGCTTTTTTGATTCCCAGTCCTGGCCCATGCCGCACTCTCTGATGCTGGCATTCACGGCCGAATGTACCGATCCGGATGCCGTACCAATCCCTGACGGCAAAGAAATCGATGATGCTAAATGGTTTACCAGAGAGACTATGCCCGAGATTCCGTCAACCGGGAGTATTGCCGGCAGAATGCTGATGGATTATCGCGATAGGCACTGA